Part of the Nicotiana sylvestris chromosome 2, ASM39365v2, whole genome shotgun sequence genome, cattcataccatattccctacttcgacaatttaatatgattaaactaatgagataatgagctaatgttattacaaatctttatacgaactttcaaagtaagacaattagctcatagctatcaaattgaattcactactaattaactaacataaaataaaaaacgagatttaaattgatgaatttggacagataaaaacagaatttcaattcaatcttcatttatccaccatattgaatctctttccaacatagaatttaaaaggatatatatacctgaaaatgaaggtagaagaagtaagtttcagcagttgcagcagtaacaaaaacagcGAAATACCAGTATTCCCTCAAATTTGAGCAATAAGAGGATCCGAAGAAAACAGATACACAGTACAGCTATTTTTAAAACTGGACACTTCAAATATTAATTGAATCAAtggaaccaagtaaggttgaacaaattcaacaaaagaaacaatatttcaaatttcaattccttttcagtttcaaaatcccattttttctgatttttgtttttctgttgctgtatatctgtgtgtgtgtgtgtgaatgctcttttgttccttttctgtttctttttcctcttttaaaatctctcaaactctcctcttctgaaaactgatcctaaaatCTGAAACTCcctctcaattttcctaaaatttcttcaaaaggaactcttaaactttcttccagtttttctgaaaattcctcaaagaCTCTCCTAAATTCTGCATGCAAAACTCTCTCCcttaactgtctgtccagctcctgtatttatacagggctggtcttaggcaatttaagtgcttcttggaccccttatcttttaaaaacagaaaaattctataaaaatctgcttttactactttaaatcccattaagtgaaccTTTTTTCCTGATTTCCAGCCTTCCACTaccccttgttccccattagtatcaacTAATAgtcactaacattacattataatacactagcattaataccctgttttttactgtttcattcccagaagtgcccctgaaatcctaatgttattactgaaaaaaaaatcagaacctacagcaaaacagattctaaaatctgtacaaacttagttatctttctgatttacagctaaaaccaatcctattaacctcctaacacaattgtatctaaccaacatttgtaaacttgaatccaaacttgacattacagcaatatttcactgaattcagaactaacaacatattactgaaattatcaaaaCCATTTAGACTGGACCTAACACTGAActagaatcaaacacacacaggatcattgtcaatactgacaaggTCCTGagactttaatgttcagacaataacatatatacaacctttattttgacagattcatataaaccaggatgtTTTAACTAACGAGTATTAGTTAAAAaatgattatctacaatatctgtcaacaaacagtGCATAATAATAGAAACAGAtaatttcaatcagtattatgagaattcgtaatataattaatcgacgaacttaatcgagtcgattacacacattgtaactaaacacaatcaacagaaaccattcacatttaaaatcaggtagacgggtaggagacaagTATGATaataaaagatgggaaaattacacagactaaaacaaacacaaaaatacatgtataatacacaaaataaatagaaaaaatacctttgaatcttcaattttattccgactcgaactcaacttggatttcggatttttttgtttgaaatcaaactgaccttagtcgaagtattttccactgaaaatacttcgactaaggtcgattaaacctcaatcttttacttgaaatcggaaaaattccaagattggaaatttttaaggtttcaggttcttggatcttaaatccgaacatttctaggcagatttgcagggaaccaaacatgatacgagggtgtgggtagcctaggggttatttggtgttagtttgaaacggatctgagtctgttttttgtttggtccgaatcttcaaaagaagattcgacgagttccgaactgattcgaaccaaacaaatgatagatccatattcagggtgactagggggagctgtggtgtcgatttgggactgttaggtctagatctgaacttggctcgaatcttcaaatgaagattcgagaatctctagggagattcgaaccaagctggtaacatattcggatagaggatgttcatggggtcctagggtgttaagttggtgaccggcggcgttgatgccgccgggtttcaggcggtggaatcctagggcggctagggttaagagtgggggtttgggacgatgatgaacaggagcggagaggggggggtgtttagttagggggccgggtaaagggttacgggtttatataggggaatggtgggtggATATGGACCGTTGGATTAGGAAGGATGGATGGCTGAGATTAATTCAttaaatcaaacgacgtcgtttggtttaaagttggggtcggactgaatcgggttaatggatcgggtaacgggttacgggtaagggtaatGTATCTTGtccgttgattggatttgatcgaacggtttcttgatgagaggtgaccaaacgacgtcgtttggtcttagcTTGGGACTGGACCGGAcaggttgtttggattgggctgaggaAGTGTAatttgttttgggcctggatttaaatccaggtccaattttcttatttccttttcaattattttctaattttattagtaaataaaaaaaatcctaataaaattataaacaattttttaaccttacacaaaaatattaattacttcataacaattatttaacacatagtcaaaacatcaatcacacaatgaaacatttaaaataaaaccaatgcatatttttgtgattttattttaaattatctcttaaatgcataattaaatcctatattcatgcaaatatgtattttattttatttttgtttaattatgacaaagcaaacattttacggacataaacaaatttttaacatcacgcaaattcagaaattacacagtaaaagaaatttattttgatttattttggagtagtttttcgtaaggcaaaaatcacgtgctcacactccccatagattttctactcaatgcatcagccaccacattggctttttcaggatgatacaaaataaaataatcatAGTCTTTGAGTAGTTCCATCCAATGACGCTGCCGAAGATTTAGATCTCTCtactgaaagatatacttcagacttttatggtcagtataaatctcacaagttcATTGCatagataatgtctccaaattttTAGAGCAAATACCACTGCAGCCATCTCCAAATCATGTGTAGGATAGTTTTGCTCGTGCCTTTTCAACTTTCTctaagcataagcaataacacgACCATTTTGCATGAGAACATATCCTAATCCCACCCTAAAGGCATCATAGAATACTGAAAATCCTCCATAACCTAATGGTAAGGCTAATATTGGTGCAGTTGTCAACcatgttttgagtttttgaaagCTCTACTCACATTCCTCCGTCCACCGAAACTTTGCATTTTTCTGTGTTAGCTTGGTCAGTGGCGCTGCTATTCTGGAGAAATCCTGCATAAAACACCTGTAATAGCCTGCTAAGCCtaaaaagctgcgaatctctgtaggAGTAGTAGGTGTGGGCCATTTCTGCATAGCTTCGGTCTTCTTAGGATATACCATAATTCCATCTTTGGACACAACATGCCCCAAAAATGCTACCGAGTCTAGACAGAATTCacacttcaagaacttagcataaagtCAATGTTCTCGCAATGTCTGCAACACAATCCTGAGATGATTCTCATGTTCTCCTTGGCTACGACAATATATCAGGATATAatcaataaatactattacaAATCTATCCAGAAACGGATTGAACACCCTATTTATTAAAtccatgaatgcagctggagcatttgccagtccgaaaggcatcacaagaaactcatagtgcccgtatCGAGTTCTAAAAACAGTCTTAGaaatatcttcatctttgattctaagttgatgataaccagaacggaggtcaatctttgaaaagtgTGCAGCTCCTTGTAAGATCAAACATTTCAtctatacgaggcaaaggatatttattgcattttgttatcttgttcaactgcctatagtcaatgcacattctcagggatccgtctttcttctttacaaatagtaCTGGTGCACCCCGtggtgatacactaggtctaataaaacccttatctaacaaatcttgtaactgttgcttTAGCTCCCTCAACTCTGCTGGTTCCATTCGATATGGGGGTATCGATATGGCTGTGTGTCAGGTagaaaatcaataccaaagtctatTTCTCGTACTGGAGGCAATCCTGGTAAAtcctcaggaaatacatcagaaaattctCTCACTACTGGTACATTTTCTATACTAACTGTTTCCTTTCTTATGTCATTTACAATAGCTAAGAGACCCAAGCAACCTTTCTTTGGAAGTCGTTGAGCCTTCATAAAAGATACAATTTTGCAAGTCTCTGGAACCTGACTTCCTTTTAGAATAAAACTGGGTTCATTTGGTATCTCAAACTTTACTATCTTTGCATGACAATCGACTATAGCATAGcaagaagataaccaatccattcccatcagcatgtcaaagtcaatcatatcaagtacAATAAGGTCAGCTAGAGTATCTCTACCCTCAACCCGAATCTGACAAGCACGATACACGTATTCAGATAATAGAGACTCTCCAACAGGAGTAGCAACTAGAAAAGGATCATTCAATAGCTCAGGTTCTCTACTAAATCTCAAAGCAAAGTACGAGGACACATAGCAGtgagtagatcccggatcaatcaacacaAGTGTATCAAATGAACAGACAGAAAGAATACTTGTAACCACCGCATTCGAGGCCTGAGCATCTAGtctagtaaatgcaaaaactcTCCCCTAACCTCTACAAGCATTCCCTTGTCCTTGATTCACAGTAGCACGGTCTCCAGCACCCCGACCTCTATTTCCTGTACCTGTAGTACCTGAAGTATTACGAGTAGTCTAAGTTGGTGCAACTGACTGAATAGAAGCCTGGTTGAAATTTCTCGGAGGCTGAGGGTAATCCCTCAAGTGATGTCCCAACTGGTCACACCGAAAGCACTCTCTAGTTAGAACACGACATTGGCCCAAATATGATCTACCACGGGTCTGGCAGATTGGAGTAGTGGCATATATCTGCCGAGAATTATGATGTCCAGATGCTGACGGTCCCCTAGTACCCTATCTGTAATGTGGTTTGTATGTGGACTGTGGAGATAGGTGTGTCCCTGTCCGAGAACCCTATTGTTGTTGTTATCCCTGATTTCCTGTTCTTCTATTTTCACTAAAACCGCCACTGAAAGCCCCTCATGTCTTGGCCTTCTTACGTAAATCACTAGCTGCACGCTCCTCACGTCCCTTGTTTTCAATCTTTCTAGCAAGGTCGACTTCATCAGAGTAGGATAAAGTCTTCATCTGTGGGGCTACTACAGTGTATAGACGACCAACcaatccatcaacaaacctctgaaCTCGAGCTTCTTCGGTAGGCACTAAGTAGGGAGCATATATCGCCAACTTACAAAACTTAGTATTGTATGTTGACACATCCATATCTGGAGTCTGAACCAATCTCTCAAAGTCTCTAGCATATTTTTGCATCAGGCTGTCTGGAAGAAATTGATTCTTGAACAACTTAGTAAACTCGTCCCATGTTAGTGGTGCTACTCCTGCTAGCCTTCCTAGCAATACAATTTTATACCATGTGTTGACCATATCCTCTAGTTTGTATGCTACGAGCTCCACGGCTCTCTCACTAGAACATTTAAAAGCACGTAATGCCTTGAGTGTCCTATCTAAGAAACATTGAAGATTTGCTGAATTATCGGAACCTGtgtattttggtgatttcaattTCAAAAACTCTTGTAAGGATACTTCCTTATTTCCGAAAGTCTGAGTCTGTGTAGGTGCTTGTGTCTGTAAAGTAGCCTGATGAGCTGAACTTCCTCCCTGAGTAGGCACCAATGCCTCCAACACATTCAATAACCTTGCCACTGCGTTTGCAGGTAAGGCAAAATAGGTACAATAGTTGGCACTGGTGGTGGAGTGTCCTGAACTCCCTGCCCTTGCACTTGATCTGGCATAACAGCTTGAGGTTGACACATGTTTCCAACTTCGGGTTGAGGAGAagtttgtcttctagtttgatgaaCCCGAACTTGACCGTCACCCCAAGTAGTACCACGTCCAGCACCATGTTCAGCAGATGGGGGTGTGCATGTCctagccatctgcgaaagaaatattccaaagtcaatctcaaGTTATCTCAATGCACGATCAAAGAATGAAAGAAGGAAAACCATTCCTAAATGTTCAGTAGCCCCAAGTTCATAAGTATGGGCGCCTACATACCcatgaacaagactctactaaatatTGCTCCATGACTCGGGACTTAaagcctaagctctgataccaactttatcacgacccaatttaggattgtgaccggtgcttaggagcaagtgctcccaagtaagcctcatcggtaattttacagaaaatcggacagaTTCCCTATTTTTGGACCATCCAAAAACTTTTCttgtctcaaatcaacaaccaaacatcctaatatcatacCATCCAATTGACAACTTGTCAATTAACCAATACAAGTCTCCACCATACCTAAATCACCAGCTAACCACTaaaaatactaatttatctccaactttgataaatgagaacgatactcaacataagactataataacaaaaaaaaatactcatgacactaaaataatgactatggagcgactctaagagttcaaagaaaagagtataacaataaataaaatctctgcccacgcgaacaagtgTGAGGCTCACCAAGAAATATCAacctgtgcgctctaattaacgaaatccttGCCCGCATCAACTGTTGTCTCTGTAAAAAAcggggaatgagtcgctagcttagtgagtaataacacttaaccacaaccattttttatttggggacaagtcagaaaacatgctagtatctcaaatagaaaataacataaaaatgccctttcagaaataataaataattttcagtctcatcatgcttttcttgtagtataatacaattaacaattcagtaataagctcggtaaccactaTATAATGTCAATATTCAAATTTGAGAGGTTTCAATGAATagatcatgtaatcggtataactgtggacttcttttcaagaagtcaaatataacagtagtccctactcgaggaaaatcggtaacggtatgctagttctaccttctcactagcgagggctataaggGTAATCGGTAATTACAAGGTGCATCGAGTCTAAAGAACCCACCGTTAGCTACGA contains:
- the LOC138885024 gene encoding uncharacterized protein, coding for MARTCTPPSAEHGAGRGTTWGDGQVRVHQTRRQTSPQPEVGNMCQPQAVMPDQVQGQGVQDTPPPVPTIVPILPYLQTQWQGSDNSANLQCFLDRTLKALRAFKCSSERAVELVAYKLEDMVNTWYKIVLLGRLAGVAPLTWDEFTKLFKNQFLPDSLMQKYARDFERLVQTPDMDVSTYNTKFCKLAIYAPYLVPTEEARVQRFVDGLVGRLYTVVAPQMKTLSYSDEVDLARKIENKGREERAASDLRTTGTGNRGRGAGDRATVNQGQGNACRVATPVGESLLSEYVYRACQIRVEGRDTLADLIVLDMIDFDMLMGMDWLSSCYAIVDCHAKIVKFEIPNEPSFILKGSQVPETCKIVSFMKAQRLPKKGCLGLLAIVNDIRKETVSIENVPVVREFSDVFPEDLPGLPPVREIDFGIDFLPDTQPYRYPHIEWNQQS